One genomic region from Alphaproteobacteria bacterium encodes:
- a CDS encoding prepilin peptidase: MSETTFIIIFKVIVGILVGGTLGSFAGVVLYRFPRRQSIISPPSYCNTCKKPLAPRDLIPVISYYLNNKQCRYCHAPIGFTHVLLELLFMAICIGFMFV; the protein is encoded by the coding sequence ATGTCTGAAACCACTTTCATTATCATCTTTAAAGTAATCGTCGGGATATTGGTGGGCGGCACGTTAGGTAGCTTTGCAGGCGTTGTGTTGTATCGCTTTCCGCGCAGGCAATCGATTATCTCGCCGCCTTCTTACTGCAACACATGCAAAAAGCCGCTTGCGCCACGCGATTTAATTCCTGTCATTTCTTATTATCTTAATAATAAGCAATGCCGCTATTGCCATGCGCCTATTGGATTTACGCATGTTTTGTTGGAATTATTATTTATGGCGATTTGTATCGGGTTCATGTTCGTTTGA
- a CDS encoding tyrosine recombinase XerC, with amino-acid sequence MVEKLAPEKLTAGSAAEEAITAWVSYLTQIKDQSIHTVTNYAHDVRVFIGFLSNYRGQAISVGDLNALDLLEARAWLADLANNELGAASRARAISALRGFYKWLTKQKLVQNAVLQTLRSPKKPQRAPHPLTSHQVDDFIDNAEVVRPDWVGARDRALLMLLYGCGLRISEALSLNGEDWHAIKSGQLTITGKGRKQRIVPLLEEVKKEIEAYIKACPFAMQDDEAIFRGEKGGRLNSGVAERAMRSIRQQYLLPDYATPHALRHSFASHLLNSGADLRSIQELLGHASLSTTQQYTKVDEESLLAVFEKAHPRAKAK; translated from the coding sequence ATGGTTGAAAAGCTAGCACCTGAAAAGCTAACAGCAGGCAGCGCGGCAGAAGAAGCCATCACCGCATGGGTGTCTTATCTTACGCAGATTAAAGATCAGTCCATTCACACCGTTACCAATTATGCGCATGACGTACGCGTGTTTATTGGGTTTCTAAGCAATTATCGCGGACAAGCCATAAGTGTTGGCGATTTAAATGCACTGGATTTATTGGAAGCCCGCGCGTGGCTTGCTGATTTGGCGAATAATGAATTGGGCGCCGCAAGCCGTGCCCGCGCCATTTCTGCGCTGCGTGGATTTTACAAATGGTTGACCAAACAGAAACTGGTGCAGAATGCCGTGTTACAAACATTGCGCTCACCCAAAAAACCGCAACGTGCGCCACATCCGCTTACCTCGCATCAGGTTGATGATTTTATAGATAATGCTGAAGTTGTTCGGCCCGATTGGGTGGGCGCCCGCGACCGTGCATTGCTGATGTTGCTATATGGCTGCGGCCTTCGTATCAGCGAAGCATTATCGCTCAATGGCGAAGATTGGCATGCAATTAAATCAGGCCAGTTGACCATTACGGGTAAGGGCCGCAAACAGCGCATCGTACCACTTCTGGAAGAGGTAAAAAAAGAAATCGAAGCCTACATCAAGGCCTGCCCGTTTGCGATGCAGGATGATGAAGCGATTTTCAGAGGTGAAAAGGGTGGGCGGCTTAATTCCGGCGTAGCAGAACGCGCTATGCGCAGCATTCGCCAGCAATACCTATTGCCGGATTATGCAACGCCGCACGCATTACGCCATTCCTTTGCCAGTCATTTACTGAATAGCGGTGCAGATTTGCGCAGCATTCAGGAATTGCTGGGCCACGCATCGCTATCAACGACGCAGCAATATACCAAAGTCGATGAAGAGAGTTTATTGGCGGTGTTTGAAAAAGCGCATCCACGCGCGAAAGCGAAATAA